Proteins co-encoded in one Sulfurovum xiamenensis genomic window:
- a CDS encoding M15 family metallopeptidase yields MRYNKGMVKIVYIFITVTVVTFAGFESHITEITPRIKQRMVQGNSWRKGCPVGLKDLHYLRIKYINFNGEEQMGEIVVHKEVSAEVTKVFETLYKIGYPIKKMRLVSDYKGSDWQSIESDNTSAFNCRKATGSKKWSKHSYGKAIDINPIENPYISRKGYISHKASVPYRKRVHQNSTYADKAVLLKDDKAVQIFKKYGWQWGGDWSGVKDYQHFSK; encoded by the coding sequence ATGCGTTATAATAAAGGTATGGTAAAAATAGTTTATATATTCATCACAGTAACAGTAGTGACTTTCGCCGGATTTGAATCTCATATTACGGAGATCACACCTCGGATCAAACAAAGAATGGTTCAAGGAAACTCCTGGAGAAAAGGCTGTCCTGTAGGATTAAAAGATCTGCATTATTTACGTATCAAATATATCAATTTCAACGGTGAAGAGCAGATGGGTGAAATAGTTGTACATAAAGAGGTTTCTGCTGAGGTGACAAAGGTCTTCGAAACACTGTATAAGATAGGGTATCCTATCAAAAAAATGAGACTGGTGAGTGACTATAAAGGCAGTGACTGGCAATCCATAGAGTCGGACAATACATCTGCATTTAACTGCCGTAAAGCTACAGGCAGTAAAAAATGGTCCAAACACTCTTACGGAAAGGCCATAGATATCAATCCGATAGAAAATCCCTATATTTCCAGAAAAGGATATATCTCCCATAAAGCATCGGTACCCTATAGAAAAAGAGTACATCAAAACTCTACTTATGCTGATAAAGCAGTATTGCTGAAAGATGATAAAGCCGTTCAAATATTTAAAAAATATGGTTGGCAGTGGGGTGGTGACTGGTCAGGTGTG